In Salvelinus alpinus chromosome 30, SLU_Salpinus.1, whole genome shotgun sequence, a single genomic region encodes these proteins:
- the LOC139559869 gene encoding outer dense fiber protein 2-like isoform X2, with product MSSEDPFQDSLDDDLDGFSEPGRGSRIRSSVYTKTPEMESNCYGDYGATGGKSPLMKTLMDAEAAANSAAVQLMSFKETLEDDFADSRHSASDNRRMSRQRGLLLEKLEVFKRINKSVRQQLKDLQDAEASRMETDKHIDLLLKKLTQAECDNLHLKRNLNDKEKMVDELMGLRKKEMENTENAVHATKSVETTRAHLQGQLHSKEADNNRLTVQLRGLERQLTEQKLEIDGLRGEISSVSEKAEQEKEGLKKATRAQKQRAERFEAAVDKCYTQLREKDVQLAEACSERDTWRRQQEQKTNARILLDAQIGLLKGQIADITAKLQKEREEFTAANEVLLLKVEKLNAENGDIGLENATLKASIVELELQLVHSEAALKEESTVSQERKDQAEQYQSQVAELQMEVEDLRIKLEGFLREAENIREGRDAEVKKVERQGEKMRSSVDMKESIHEANSQLRQKLDALQKQMEELHGENQELIRRLAGQEEALHYSSRQLEQRSADCQALNRQLEAAVADVRQQVSKVKDKAVSRESSLQTRILELEAEKSRRENELKHMKQSKQSAEKQFEVRLKDLQLSLDQSKSHKQSIQNYVDFLKNSYSTMFDEGLPQTPSSFESSYFFK from the exons ATGTCTTCTGAGGATCCCTTCCAGGACTCTCTAGATGATGATCTAGACGGCTTCTCGGAGCCTGGGAGAGGGAGCAGGATACGCAGCAGTGTCTACACAAAAACCCCAGAGATGGAGAGTAACTG TTATGGAGACTATGGAGCCACCGGCGGCAAAAGTCCCCTGATGAAAACATTGATGGATGCAGAAGCAGCGGCCAACTCTGCAGCTGTACAGCTCATGTCGTTCaaggagaccctggaggatgatTTTGCC GACTCAAGACACTCTGCCTCTGATAACCGGCGGATGTCAAGGCAGAGAGGCCTTCTACTGGAGAAGTTGGAGGTTTTTAAACGGATTAACAAGTCTGTTCGACAGCAACTGAAAGACCTGCAGGATGCAGAG GCATCTCGAATggagacagacaaacacattGATCTCTTACTAAAGAAGCTTACGCAGGCTGAGTGTGATAATCTG CATTTGAAAAGAAATTTGAATGATAAAGAAAAAATGGTGGACGAACTGATGGGTTTGCGGAAGAAAGAAATG GAGAACACAGAGAATGCGGTCCATGCCACCAAGTCTGTGGAGACCACACGTGCTCACCTGCAGGGCCAGCTACACAGCAAAGAGGCCGACAACAACCGTCTCACCGTGCAGCTCCGG GGTTTGGAGAGGCAGCTGACTGAGCAGAAGCTGGAGATAGATGGTCTGAGGGGGGAGATCTCCAGTGTGTCTGAGAAGGCAGAACAGGAGAAAGAGGGCCTGAAGAAGGCCACCCGTGCCCAAAAACAGAGGGCCGAGAGGTTCGAAGCTGCTGTGGATAAATGTTACACTCAGCTGagggagaag GATGTTCAGCTGGCGGAGGCTTGTTCAGAGAGGGACACATGGAGGAGACAACAGGAGCAGAAGACAAACGCCAGAATTCTGCTTGATGCACAGATAGGACTACTGAAAGG CCAAATAGCAGACATTACTGCAAAGCtacagaaggagagggaggaattCACTGCTGCAAACGAGGTCTTACTGCTAAAAGTGGAAAAACTCAACGCTGAAAACGGAGACATTGGCCTTGAGAACGCAACCCTCAAG GCGTCCATCGTTGAGTTGGAGCTGCAGCTGGTCCATTCTGAAGCAGCGCTGAAAGAGGAGAGCACCGTCTCACAGGAGAGGAAAGACCAAGCAGAACAgtatcagagtcag GTGGCAGAGCTTCAAATGGAGGTGGAGGATCTGAGAATAAAGTTGGAGGGTTTTCTGAGGGAAGCAGAGAACATCAGAGAAGGAAGAGATGCGGAAGTGAAGAAG GTGGAGAGACAAGGGGAGAAGATGAGGTCGTCGGTGGACATGAAAGAGTCTATCCACGAGGCCAACTCACAGCTACGGCAAAAACTGGATGCTCTTCAAAA GCAGATGGAGGAGCTTCATGGGGAGAACCAGGAGCTGATCCGTAGGCTGGCAGGGCAGGAGGAGGCGCTACACTACAGCAGCAGGCAGCTAGAACAGCGCTCAGCAGACTGCCAGGCTCTCAACAGACAACTGGAGGCAGCAGTGGCCGATGTCAGGCAACAG GTTTCCAAAGTAAAAGACAAAGCCGTCTCCAGAGAAAGTTCCCTTCAGACCAGAATCCTGGAGCTGGAGGCTGAGAAGAGCAGAAGAGAGAATGAGCTGAAACATATGAAACAAAGCAAGCAGTCA GCTGAGAAGCAGTTTGAGGTGCGTCTAAAGGACCTGCAGCTCAGCCTGGACCAGTCAAAAAGCCACAAACAGAGCATTCAGAACTACGTCGACTTCCTCAAGAACTCTTACTCCACCATGTTTGACGAGGGACTACCACAGACACCGTCTAGTTTTGAATCATCCTACTTTTTTAAATGA
- the LOC139559869 gene encoding outer dense fiber protein 2-like isoform X1 encodes MSSEDPFQDSLDDDLDGFSEPGRGSRIRSSVYTKTPEMESNCYGDYGATGGKSPLMKTLMDAEAAANSAAVQLMSFKETLEDDFADSRHSASDNRRMSRQRGLLLEKLEVFKRINKSVRQQLKDLQDAEASRMETDKHIDLLLKKLTQAECDNLHLKRNLNDKEKMVDELMGLRKKEMENTENAVHATKSVETTRAHLQGQLHSKEADNNRLTVQLRGLERQLTEQKLEIDGLRGEISSVSEKAEQEKEGLKKATRAQKQRAERFEAAVDKCYTQLREKDVQLAEACSERDTWRRQQEQKTNARILLDAQIGLLKGQIADITAKLQKEREEFTAANEVLLLKVEKLNAENGDIGLENATLKASIVELELQLVHSEAALKEESTVSQERKDQAEQYQSQVAELQMEVEDLRIKLEGFLREAENIREGRDAEVKKVRLELEGRVRELEEYPELLSTAEQSLAECQDNLRRSEKRCADKAEAIRQLQVKVERQGEKMRSSVDMKESIHEANSQLRQKLDALQKQMEELHGENQELIRRLAGQEEALHYSSRQLEQRSADCQALNRQLEAAVADVRQQVSKVKDKAVSRESSLQTRILELEAEKSRRENELKHMKQSKQSAEKQFEVRLKDLQLSLDQSKSHKQSIQNYVDFLKNSYSTMFDEGLPQTPSSFESSYFFK; translated from the exons ATGTCTTCTGAGGATCCCTTCCAGGACTCTCTAGATGATGATCTAGACGGCTTCTCGGAGCCTGGGAGAGGGAGCAGGATACGCAGCAGTGTCTACACAAAAACCCCAGAGATGGAGAGTAACTG TTATGGAGACTATGGAGCCACCGGCGGCAAAAGTCCCCTGATGAAAACATTGATGGATGCAGAAGCAGCGGCCAACTCTGCAGCTGTACAGCTCATGTCGTTCaaggagaccctggaggatgatTTTGCC GACTCAAGACACTCTGCCTCTGATAACCGGCGGATGTCAAGGCAGAGAGGCCTTCTACTGGAGAAGTTGGAGGTTTTTAAACGGATTAACAAGTCTGTTCGACAGCAACTGAAAGACCTGCAGGATGCAGAG GCATCTCGAATggagacagacaaacacattGATCTCTTACTAAAGAAGCTTACGCAGGCTGAGTGTGATAATCTG CATTTGAAAAGAAATTTGAATGATAAAGAAAAAATGGTGGACGAACTGATGGGTTTGCGGAAGAAAGAAATG GAGAACACAGAGAATGCGGTCCATGCCACCAAGTCTGTGGAGACCACACGTGCTCACCTGCAGGGCCAGCTACACAGCAAAGAGGCCGACAACAACCGTCTCACCGTGCAGCTCCGG GGTTTGGAGAGGCAGCTGACTGAGCAGAAGCTGGAGATAGATGGTCTGAGGGGGGAGATCTCCAGTGTGTCTGAGAAGGCAGAACAGGAGAAAGAGGGCCTGAAGAAGGCCACCCGTGCCCAAAAACAGAGGGCCGAGAGGTTCGAAGCTGCTGTGGATAAATGTTACACTCAGCTGagggagaag GATGTTCAGCTGGCGGAGGCTTGTTCAGAGAGGGACACATGGAGGAGACAACAGGAGCAGAAGACAAACGCCAGAATTCTGCTTGATGCACAGATAGGACTACTGAAAGG CCAAATAGCAGACATTACTGCAAAGCtacagaaggagagggaggaattCACTGCTGCAAACGAGGTCTTACTGCTAAAAGTGGAAAAACTCAACGCTGAAAACGGAGACATTGGCCTTGAGAACGCAACCCTCAAG GCGTCCATCGTTGAGTTGGAGCTGCAGCTGGTCCATTCTGAAGCAGCGCTGAAAGAGGAGAGCACCGTCTCACAGGAGAGGAAAGACCAAGCAGAACAgtatcagagtcag GTGGCAGAGCTTCAAATGGAGGTGGAGGATCTGAGAATAAAGTTGGAGGGTTTTCTGAGGGAAGCAGAGAACATCAGAGAAGGAAGAGATGCGGAAGTGAAGAAG GTGAGGCTGGAGCTGGAGGGGCGCGTGAGGGAACTGGAAGAGTACCCCGAGTTACTGAGCACCGCGGAGCAGAGTCTGGCGGAGTGCCAGGACAACCTGAGGCGCTCAGAGAAGAGATGTGCAGACAAGGCAGAGGCCATTAGACAACTGCAGGTTAAG GTGGAGAGACAAGGGGAGAAGATGAGGTCGTCGGTGGACATGAAAGAGTCTATCCACGAGGCCAACTCACAGCTACGGCAAAAACTGGATGCTCTTCAAAA GCAGATGGAGGAGCTTCATGGGGAGAACCAGGAGCTGATCCGTAGGCTGGCAGGGCAGGAGGAGGCGCTACACTACAGCAGCAGGCAGCTAGAACAGCGCTCAGCAGACTGCCAGGCTCTCAACAGACAACTGGAGGCAGCAGTGGCCGATGTCAGGCAACAG GTTTCCAAAGTAAAAGACAAAGCCGTCTCCAGAGAAAGTTCCCTTCAGACCAGAATCCTGGAGCTGGAGGCTGAGAAGAGCAGAAGAGAGAATGAGCTGAAACATATGAAACAAAGCAAGCAGTCA GCTGAGAAGCAGTTTGAGGTGCGTCTAAAGGACCTGCAGCTCAGCCTGGACCAGTCAAAAAGCCACAAACAGAGCATTCAGAACTACGTCGACTTCCTCAAGAACTCTTACTCCACCATGTTTGACGAGGGACTACCACAGACACCGTCTAGTTTTGAATCATCCTACTTTTTTAAATGA